A segment of the Candidatus Methanoperedens sp. genome:
AGCTCATACTCTGAAGCAACATCTGCTCCGGCACCCAATCGGGCAAGAAGGTTAAGAACGTAATAACTTGTGTTAGCTTTAACCGCATAGCAGATGAGATGATCTTTGTACTCCCTGTCAAGACTTTCCTTGTACTTGTTATAATTTTCCATTATAATATCTTCGAATAAGATGAACAACGGCGTACCGTATTTTTCGGCCACCTCAACCATATCTACACCGTATATCATGCGATGATTTTTTTCTGTTTTACCAATATACTTTTTCCACTGTCCTTTTTCCTCGATCATGTTAAAAATCCCTTCAACGTAAGTAAATCATTAGACCTTATGTAAATGAAAGCCCATATTATATCATCCATACTTATAAAACACCCCATACCCCCCTCTTGGATAATTGAAATCTACCACGCCTTTTGGACAGGCGAACTTGCAGCTTCCGCACTCGATACATCCCTCATAATCATGTTTTATCTTTCCGTCTTCAAGGGTAAACCTGTTCGCAGGACAGAAATAAAGGCATGTTTTTTCATCGCACTCGCCACATAAACTGGTATCTACTTTGATATGCCGTTCCTTGTCAACCTCAAAGCTAACAAGCCCGAGCCGCTCTTCAATACTAATATTCATAGCGCTCTCAAACCTTTTAATACATCAAGTATCATATTCGTTCTATTACCTTTTGTTCCTTCCAAGAGTTCATCAAATGCTCGTTTCTTTGCTCCGTCCACAGCCCAGAGTTTATAGAAAAGCTTGCATGCCATCTCTGGATACAATGTGTACAGCCTATCATTCTGCAAAAATTCCGATACTTTTTTAAATGTAGCGATATCTTTGAGGACGAAATCCTTTCTCAGCAGGTCTTCATAATATGAAAGGCATTCCTTTGAAAAATCATTTTTTCCCATAGCATTTTTCACTGCTTCAGCAGCAGCTGCTCCAGAAGCAATGGCCATATCCATTCCCCGCAGCGTAATACCGCTATTTACCACGAGGCCGCCAGCATCCCCAACAACAAGCATTCCATCAGTGAAAAGCCCACTTCGCGAGGTCTCAGGGATAACATGTGCAGAATATTCCAGTATTTTACCACCTTCTATCAGTTTTGCGACAACTGGATTCTCGTTGAACTCCCTTATTATATCGTGTGAATCTATTTTCTTTTCAATGAGCCGGTCAATATACACCACTATTCCCACAGAAAGGCTTGTTTTGTTGGTGTAAATGAAGCCTCCTCCCGGTATCTCCTTTGTGCACTGACCAACAAAAAGCTGCGCTGCACCTTCTTCATGTGCAAGATTGAACCTGTCTTCAATGGTTTTCTCTGGCAGTTCTATTATCTCCTTCATACCTAGCGCGAATTGTTTTACTTCAAATTTCTTTAACCCCGCTTTCTCTGCCATAAGGGATACCGCTCCGTCCGCAGCGATAACCACATTCGCTTCAATTTCATCCTCACCTGCAATTATGCCTGCGACTTTTTTTTCTCTCCATAGAAGATCATCCACTCTGATGTTCGGCACGAGCGTGGCTCCTGCTTCCACGGCCTTGTTCGCGAACCATTGATCAAACTTCGCCCTGAGTGGTGAAGCTGTTCGGTGGCTCCCGAAACTCCCCGTCCAGAAAATCCAGGGTAACAGAGGCCTCATTGCACAGGAATGTGAGTTTTTCTCGAGTAACCATCCTCTCTATGGGAGCTTCTTTCCAGAAGCCAGGTATGAGACGATTTAAAGCATGCGCGTACATTCTCCCACCCATCACATTCTTGGCTCCAGGGTACTTGCCCCTCTCCACTATCAGCGCGTTAAAACCCATCTTTGCAAGTGAATAGGCGGCTGCAGAGCCTCCTGGGCCTGCTCCTACGATTATAACGTCGAATTTTTCAGTCATATCCTGAAAATCATATACCTTTAAACACGGGCTTTCTTTTCTCCAGAAAAGCGTTTATGCCTTCACGATGATCTTGGGTATTAAAACACTCTGAAAAGGAAACTGCTTCTCTCTCAAGCATTTCTTTAATCATCTGATTTTCATTGATCAGTTTTTTTGCCAGCTTAACAGCTACCGGCCCTCTGTGGGCAATGATATCTGCCATCTCCAGAGCCTTCTCCATCAGTTCTTCATCCTTTACTACTTTATTCACAATGCCGATAGCTTCTGCCTCTGTTGCATCCATAATTTTCCCTGTCAGGATCATTTCTTTGGCTTTTCCTATACCCACCAGTCTGGTGAGTCGCTGTGTTCCCCCAAATCCCGGGATGAGGGCAAGATTTACTTCGGGCTGACCGAATTTCGCATTCTCGCCTGCTATCCTTATATCGCAGGCAAGAGCTAATTCACATCCACCGCCAAAAGCATAGCCGCTGATCGCTGCAATAACCGGCTTCTCCAGATTCTCCAATTGATTGAACAACCTGTTTCCAAAATCAGAAAAAGCCTTCGCCTCTTTTGCAGTAAACTCTTTCATCTTCTTAACGTTCGCGCCTGCGCTGAAATTTTTATCTCCGGTTATAATTAAAACCCGTATCTTTTCGTCCTTCCCAAGTTCATTAAGAAGATCCTCAAGGTCATGCAGCATTGTTGAATCAAGGATGTTAAGACCATCAGATTTTTTCAGCGTAATAATGCCCACTTCATTTTTCTTTTCCACGTATATGTGTTCATTTCTGGTATTCATAGAATCCTTCTCCGGTTTTTCTCCCAAGCTTTCCACCCGCGACCATTTTTCGAAGCAGTGGACATGGCCTGTACTTCACCTAAATCGCCATGAAGAACCTCAAGTTTATCAAGACAGATATCCAGACCCACCAGGTCTGCAAGTTCAAGAGGCCCCATCGGATGGTTAGCCCCAAGTTTCATGATACTGTCAATACTCTCCCGTGATGCAATCCCTTCATGAAGGCAATATAAGGCATCGTTTATCATTGGCATTAGTACACGGTTTGAAACAAACCCCGGCGAATCATAACCACTTCTACGAGCTTCATCACGTACGCCGGGTTCATGAAATGCATACCGGCGAACTTCTCTTTTCTCTCTGTAACCTGAGCAAGCCGTGTGATCGATATGGAAGAGGTATTTGTAGTGAAAATAGTTCCTTTTGCGCATATGGTATCCAATTCTTTGAAAATCTGCTTTTTTACATCCTCTTTTTCTACAACAGCCTCGATTAAGGTCAGCATCTTTACAATCTTCCAGGTTTGCAATAGTCTTAATATTCGAAATGATCCTATCCTTCTCGATGCGTTCAAGCTTCCCTTCGACAACCCTCTTTTCCAGTCTTTCTTTTATTCTGGCGAATCCCGCGCTCACGTATTCCTCGCTCACGTCTTCCATAACGACTTCATAGCCGCTCTGCCCAGCTGCCTGGGCTATTCCGCCTCCCATGGTCCCGGCACCTATTACACCTATTTTTTTAATTTCCATGAGTACCTCATTTTAATGATAAATGGGCAATTAAAAGCCTTAAAATATCAGAAGTCCCCTCACCGATAGTTAGCAATCTTGCATCTCTCCAGTGTCGGTGTATATCATATTCGTCCGTATACCCATAACCCCCATGGATATGTATCGCCTTATCGCATACTTTCAATGCCATCTCTGTAGAAAAGAGCTTGGCCTGCGTAACTTCAGAAACAATATTTTTTCCTTTATCTTTTAAGTGGGCTGCATAATAGGTGAGAAGCCTTGCAGCATTTATCTCGGTTATCATATCAGCCAGTTTCTCCTGTACGAGTTGGTACTCTGAAATGTCATTTCCAAAGGCTGATCTGTCCTTGCTGTATGAAAGAGCTTTTTTTCATAAGCTGCCTGCGCTATCCAAATAGCGATTACAGCGATTGTAATCCTCCCTGAATTCAGGATATGTTTTACATATTCAAGTCCTTTTCCCTCTTCTCCAAGAAGATCTTCTTTTGGAACTGTGCAGTTGTCAAGATGTACCTCGGACAACCTGTGACCCCGAAACCCGAGTTTCGGAATAACTTTCGCCACATTAAAACCTGAGGTTTTCCGCGAAACAAGGAACGATGAGATCCCTTTTTCAGTTCTTGCAAATAGTAAAATAAAATCTGCTTCTCCCGGACTTGTTATTAATGTCTTAGTGCCGTTTAAGATATAATTATTTCCCGAAAGTTGAGCTCTTGTCTGGATTGAATTTGCATCCGAACCGCAGCAGGGCTCAGTGAGTGCGAAAGCTGCCAGATTTCTCCCCTCAGCCAGACCGTTTTCTTTAAGGAATTTTTTTTTCTGTTTATCATCCCCAAAAAGCCTTATGCCTTCACACACCATTCCCTGTATAGAAACCTGCAGGGCTGTATTTGCACAGGCTTTCGCCAACATTTCCAGCGCTGCGATGTATACAGGATATGGGAGTCCTAAACCATTGTAATCCTGAGGAAAAGGAATAGCCATGATTCCCTGTCTAGCTACTTTTTCTAAATTCTGTCTAGGGAATATTTCTTCCTGATCTATCTTTTTTGCAGATGGCATTATTTCCCTCTCCACGAAATCACCTATAGATCCAAGTATCAAATTATATTCCCCGGCATCAGCAAAGAGCATCTCCATTACGTTTTTCATATCTTTTATATAATACATTTTCACCTCTCCACGATCATCGCCACGGCATTCCCTCCACCAAGACAGAGGGTAGCCAGTCCCCTTCTAAGTCCTCTTTCCTTCATAGCATATAGCAGCGTTACAAGTATCCTTGCGCCGCTGCACCCTATTGGATGCCCAAGTGCAACAGCCCCGCCATTCACATTGAATTTTTCTGGAGTAATGTTCAATTCTCGCATTATCGTAATAGAAGCAGAGGCATAGGCTTCGTTATGCTCGACAAGGTCAATGTCATCCATTGTAAAGCCGGTCATTGAGAGCAGTTTTTTCACCGTGGGTATTGGGGCTTCCATCACATCCTCTGGTTTTGTTCCTCCAGTTGCATAACCTATTATTCTGGCAAGAGGTTTTACTCCCATCTCATCAGCTTTTCTCTCTGATGTCACCACAAGAGCGGCAGCGCCATCGCTGATCTGGGAACTGTTGCCAGCAGTAAGAATCCCGTCTTTTTTAAAAACAGGCGGGAGTTTGGTAAGTTTCTCCAAAGAGGTGTCATCCCTCACACCCTCGTCCTTATCAATCGCCTCGCCTTGAACTTCAAAAGGGATTATCTCCTCTTTGAATTTTCCGCTATCGATTGCACGTTTGGCCTTTTGATGGCTTCCAAGAGCGAATTCATCCGCCTCTTCTCTCGTTATGCCGTATTTCTCGGCTATTCTTTCTCCGGTAATCCCCATATGATAGTTGTTATATACGTCCCATAAGCCGTCATACACCATCGTGTCTGTAATTGATGCATCTCCAAACTTCATACCCCATCGAAGGCTTCTGATCAAATGCGGGGCTGAACTCATATTCTCCATACCTCCAGCGACGATTATGTTGGCATCGCCAGCTCTGATGGATTGCGCCGCGAGCATGATTGCTTTGAGTCCTGAGCCGCATACTTTGTTTATAGTCAAAGAACCGATTTCAGGCGGAAGTCCTGCATATATCGCAGCCTGTCGTGCAGGATTCTGTCCCAGACCTGCTGAAATCACATTGCCCATGATAACTTCCTCAACTTCATGCATCTGAATGCATGCTCTATTTACAGCTTCTTTTATGACCTTGGCACCTAGCTCTTGGGCTGGTACATCCTTAAATGCGCGGCCGAACTTGCCTACAGCCGTTCTTACACCGCTTACTAGAACAACTTCTTCAGGCATTAGTTATCACAACCGACACTTTTCCACGCACCTCATAATTTACGTTGATTAATTATAGTTATTAATTATACATCAATTTTTGGATGCTAAGATTATTAAAGGTGATAACGCGAGTGAATTGGAGACATTCAAACCAAAGAGAAGCAGATGGAACACCCGAAATCATTTTCATTAAAAACGCAACCTTAATTTATGGACGAATCATATTGATATACAGTATCTTTTAAGAAGGATTGTATTTCATAATTACTTTCATTAAGAAGGAGACCATAGAAAAATCTCTGGATGGGTTCAGGAAGGTCCAGAATTTTTTCAGCAACACTTCCAAAAGAATAGAATGAATCAAATTGTGGGAGCATTAAAGATGATAAGCCAGATCGATGAACTAAAAAAGCTTTTAGAGCCGAAAATTTCAGAACTTGGACTGGACGAAGGGACAATCGAAGAAATCCTTTCAAAAGCCATGGATTTTTCAGAAAAAGAGCTTAAGCCGCACTCCATGAAGTGGGATGAAAATGGGACTCACTTTGAGAAAGTATACAAAATAAGAATAAGATCTAAAAATGAGAATGTTGAATTAGGGGAAAATGAGTACAATATACTGGATAAATATGGATGCATAGAAGAAGCGGTATTAACACGCAGAAGATTATTATTTCCTGAATATTTTGAAGAGGTACAAAAAAGGCTTGGCAAAACAGGATTGCTGGGGCTATATATACCGAAAGAGTATGGCGGTCTGGGGTTACCTTACACACTTTACAGTTGTGTAATAGAGATATTATCAGGAGGTGATGCCAATTTTGGGGTTCATGCTTCCATACACGGTACTGCGGCTGATTTAATCAATAGGTTTGGCACGGAAGCTTTGAAAAACAGATTGCTGCCTGACATGGCATCCGGCAAAAAACTCGGCTGTCTCGTTTTCACAGAGGGTTCTGGCGGATCTGACCTGAAAGCAGTATCTACTGCTTCTGAACTCGCTGGAGATGGTTACATTATAAATGGAAATAAGTTTTCCATTACTAGCGGTGCATACGCAGATGTTCATGTGGTGTTCACAGTCGACAAAGAAGATTACCATCTGCCATTTGCGGACAGAAAGAAATACAATGCGCTTGTGGTTGAAAAAGGAACAGAAGGTTTAGAATTACTGGGTATTGGAAATACAATGGGCTGGCGAGCATCGCCTACTTCGATGTTGAAATTTGAAAATTGCAAAGTATCTGTTGAGAATCTGCTGGGTGAAAGGGGAAGCGGAAGAAAAGTCCTTTCTGCAGGGTTATCC
Coding sequences within it:
- a CDS encoding 4Fe-4S dicluster domain-containing protein, translated to MNISIEERLGLVSFEVDKERHIKVDTSLCGECDEKTCLYFCPANRFTLEDGKIKHDYEGCIECGSCKFACPKGVVDFNYPRGGYGVFYKYG
- a CDS encoding FAD-dependent oxidoreductase, which translates into the protein MRPLLPWIFWTGSFGSHRTASPLRAKFDQWFANKAVEAGATLVPNIRVDDLLWREKKVAGIIAGEDEIEANVVIAADGAVSLMAEKAGLKKFEVKQFALGMKEIIELPEKTIEDRFNLAHEEGAAQLFVGQCTKEIPGGGFIYTNKTSLSVGIVVYIDRLIEKKIDSHDIIREFNENPVVAKLIEGGKILEYSAHVIPETSRSGLFTDGMLVVGDAGGLVVNSGITLRGMDMAIASGAAAAEAVKNAMGKNDFSKECLSYYEDLLRKDFVLKDIATFKKVSEFLQNDRLYTLYPEMACKLFYKLWAVDGAKKRAFDELLEGTKGNRTNMILDVLKGLRAL
- a CDS encoding FAD-dependent oxidoreductase — protein: MTEKFDVIIVGAGPGGSAAAYSLAKMGFNALIVERGKYPGAKNVMGGRMYAHALNRLIPGFWKEAPIERMVTREKLTFLCNEASVTLDFLDGEFREPPNSFTTQGEV
- a CDS encoding enoyl-CoA hydratase-related protein, with the translated sequence MNTRNEHIYVEKKNEVGIITLKKSDGLNILDSTMLHDLEDLLNELGKDEKIRVLIITGDKNFSAGANVKKMKEFTAKEAKAFSDFGNRLFNQLENLEKPVIAAISGYAFGGGCELALACDIRIAGENAKFGQPEVNLALIPGFGGTQRLTRLVGIGKAKEMILTGKIMDATEAEAIGIVNKVVKDEELMEKALEMADIIAHRGPVAVKLAKKLINENQMIKEMLEREAVSFSECFNTQDHREGINAFLEKRKPVFKGI
- a CDS encoding 3-hydroxyacyl-CoA dehydrogenase family protein, which translates into the protein MEIKKIGVIGAGTMGGGIAQAAGQSGYEVVMEDVSEEYVSAGFARIKERLEKRVVEGKLERIEKDRIISNIKTIANLEDCKDADLNRGCCRKRGCKKADFQRIGYHMRKRNYFHYKYLFHIDHTACSGYREKREVRRYAFHEPGVRDEARRSGYDSPGFVSNRVLMPMINDALYCLHEGIASRESIDSIMKLGANHPMGPLELADLVGLDICLDKLEVLHGDLGEVQAMSTASKNGRGWKAWEKNRRRIL
- a CDS encoding acyl-CoA dehydrogenase family protein, which encodes MSEYQLVQEKLADMITEINAARLLTYYAAHLKDKGKNIVSEVTQAKLFSTEMALKVCDKAIHIHGGYGYTDEYDIHRHWRDARLLTIGEGTSDILRLLIAHLSLK
- a CDS encoding acyl-CoA dehydrogenase family protein; translated protein: MYYIKDMKNVMEMLFADAGEYNLILGSIGDFVEREIMPSAKKIDQEEIFPRQNLEKVARQGIMAIPFPQDYNGLGLPYPVYIAALEMLAKACANTALQVSIQGMVCEGIRLFGDDKQKKKFLKENGLAEGRNLAAFALTEPCCGSDANSIQTRAQLSGNNYILNGTKTLITSPGEADFILLFARTEKGISSFLVSRKTSGFNVAKVIPKLGFRGHRLSEVHLDNCTVPKEDLLGEEGKGLEYVKHILNSGRITIAVIAIWIAQAAYEKKLFHTARTDQPLEMTFQSTNSYRRNWLI
- a CDS encoding acetyl-CoA C-acetyltransferase, with amino-acid sequence MPEEVVLVSGVRTAVGKFGRAFKDVPAQELGAKVIKEAVNRACIQMHEVEEVIMGNVISAGLGQNPARQAAIYAGLPPEIGSLTINKVCGSGLKAIMLAAQSIRAGDANIIVAGGMENMSSAPHLIRSLRWGMKFGDASITDTMVYDGLWDVYNNYHMGITGERIAEKYGITREEADEFALGSHQKAKRAIDSGKFKEEIIPFEVQGEAIDKDEGVRDDTSLEKLTKLPPVFKKDGILTAGNSSQISDGAAALVVTSERKADEMGVKPLARIIGYATGGTKPEDVMEAPIPTVKKLLSMTGFTMDDIDLVEHNEAYASASITIMRELNITPEKFNVNGGAVALGHPIGCSGARILVTLLYAMKERGLRRGLATLCLGGGNAVAMIVER
- a CDS encoding acyl-CoA/acyl-ACP dehydrogenase; this encodes MNQIVGALKMISQIDELKKLLEPKISELGLDEGTIEEILSKAMDFSEKELKPHSMKWDENGTHFEKVYKIRIRSKNENVELGENEYNILDKYGCIEEAVLTRRRLLFPEYFEEVQKRLGKTGLLGLYIPKEYGGLGLPYTLYSCVIEILSGGDANFGVHASIHGTAADLINRFGTEALKNRLLPDMASGKKLGCLVFTEGSGGSDLKAVSTASELAGDGYIINGNKFSITSGAYADVHVVFTVDKEDYHLPFADRKKYNALVVEKGTEGLELLGIGNTMGWRASPTSMLKFENCKVSVENLLGERGSGRKVLSAGLSGGRISFGCAWSLGIADAAYRKAMERSEKRILFGKPLKDHREIRKHLADMYRYLCMGRQKYIHAAYLKDKNDPDFPFEATISKIFCSERAEDIVRIVYQMHGHFGYINESGVPLLFRNVMVATVGEGGTEVLRDRVVAPGVINGDYAFTGEIEYDRSYVDRNLGDEIFRELAQRLGDDVYPCYEILVSRATGRKIRMPATEVKNLTINWKLYGL